Genomic segment of Andrena cerasifolii isolate SP2316 chromosome 7, iyAndCera1_principal, whole genome shotgun sequence:
TACGCTTATCTTCCAGTCACTATTGTGGGAAGTGAGCGTACAGTGATAACGGTCTGTGTACTTAAAATATTGACTCGCTTAGATGCTCCTAGCTTTGGGTCCGTGAGATCatgttcttttgttttttttttacttttcttttgttCTGTACCTTCTACTTGTTTGTTCCTTTGCTGTACTTAAAGTATTCCCGATGTACAAGGAGTATGTATATAGTGTGACTGGTTCACCATTCTATCGGTTTCGTCAACCGTCGTAAACAAATGGTCGTCCCAAACGCCTGGTCCCACAGTTTACTGCTGATGCCGAAACCTGAGGGAACGAATTGTCGCGTGTAATAGATCTGATTAACGTAGCAAGAGTAAAGGGAATGTTACCTAAATCATGATGTAGGAAATGATGGTAATTGTGATTCCGTTTCATGGTATATAAATAGGTGCCAGCTTTTGGGGCGCCGTGGTGTAGATAATAATGCATTAGATCGTAACACACGTAACCTGCGAATCGAAATATTCCATATCCgaggtacagtatttcctcgttacgggctcggtttggtgtacacgatacggacttttcgctagccccaccacttctgtctcactcttgtccggcgaaggcgagagcgagatagaATGAGAGCAAGCGAGAGGCATTGAAAGCGAGCGAAGACGGttcgagacagacgacgcgttgagacagtctcgctccgtctttcggaagCCTGACACTCTatactttgcgtgcgcgacgggcattgcgaagcggttttttcgtgctcacggtaaacgcttgcgaccatcgcgcacgcagtgttccatctcgctccaccCTTCGgccaaaaagaagcgagaaacgaacactcggaacgGAATTAGgtctctgttcacgatacgggctcaacgccggtcccgaccagcgagccgctaacgaggaaatactgtatagttAATGCTCGCAGCACCGGATTGTTAGATATAAGTGCACCGAAGACAGTACCTGTTGTAGTACCAGCGGCAATAAAGTAAACCGACGTTTCAGAAAAGAACTCTCCATAAATGCACCATAACAGTTTCGCTACTAGCAGCCCGATCACGGGAGGAAATACTAATCTTCTATTGTCGAGCGGCGCCTTTAGAAGAGAGGAGGAAAGAGAAAATGAGAAAGCATTGTCATTACGCGCCGCTACTAATCTTTTTCTGTAACCATTAAGTCTTACCTTGTGATGTACGCCGTGAAGCACAAAGTGCAAGGAAATAAGTATCTTCGAGGTAGCTGGCGGCTTGAAATGGAAGAGTTTGCGGTGAAGCGTGTATTCTAAAATACTCCACACTAGTATACCGAATATGTACGAGACCAAAGCTTCGAGCAAGGTATTTCCTACGAATTCAAACGATAATCGCATTAGGATAATCGGTTTTCAAGATTTTTAACTGCTTCACGATAATGATCGCCAGAAGAGAATCCAGGAAACAGCGGAAAATAATTACCAGTACAATTACTGGCAACACTTCTATATGCTGAGTAGAGGAAGTAGACGAGCACTGGGACCCATACGATCAGCACGAAGTACCAAGGGGTGATCGATAACGTCTCCAAGAAGTTCGATTGGAAGAGACGAATTTGTCGATTCACTGGAAGATTGGCCCACTCCCAGTATCGGTCACCCAGTGTGCCTACTTGATGAAGTATAGGTGCGTTCCAATCAACGAGATTCTAAGGACGCGTTCGTTCGAATCAATTAGAGAAGGTCGGTAACGATGTTCGATCTCGTAAGATCTTTTCCCATTCAAGGACGTATTAGGCTGGCGCAGGACAGCCTCAAAGGTGAATAATATTCAGCCCCCACCGTTCATCATTCGTCACACGGCGAAGATTAACGAAGCAGAGATAAGCGCGATAAGCAAGTTTCGTACTTGGAGAAAGATATGAGATCTGTACCTGAAACGAGCTGTCACTACCTGTTGAAACATCGATCTTACGCAACTGAATATTATCAGAACAATGGACGGTGAAAGAAGACCGAGCAGCGTGCGCGCCGGATCGATGCTTTATCTAAATCCACAGCTATAACCGACATGGCTAATTGCGTTTTTATGAGAACCAACCCATAGAGCTTGTAGCGACGCCAGGTTTATTACTATAGGCTTTGTAACGCGGCTCTGACAAAAGTTCCTAAAGTTAATGACCTTGGTCTCGTAATAACGTCGCGTTTCGGCTTTCGCAACCACTGCCTGAGAATTACCGGTAAGACGCTTAAAACACTGGGATTTATTTCGCGATTGCGAAGCAATACGAAACGCTGATCCGACCCTGCAGTCAGTAGGAATAGCTACCCTTAATGATCGTAAACTGGTTGCGGATTTGTCCTTTCTTTTCAAGGTCATTCACGGTCAGGTGAATTGACCTGAGCTTGTAGCAGCACTTAACTTTCCTAACACCTAGGCCCTTCTTTGATTTCAGACTACCTGCATACCACCCTACCATTAACACAGCCGATCCTATTAACAGAGCCATGAACGAAGCAAATCAATGCTCTCTCTTTCGACACCT
This window contains:
- the Fa2h gene encoding fatty acid 2-hydroxylase, coding for MAKDTGLVCECGVLPNADDKSTERTQDEFVVSYRGRSYDIREFLAYHPGGRKMFGCFKGRSLDKAFDQNPHSKGAFHLLQDFAVNGQEESWCQEYENLVDWNAPILHQVGTLGDRYWEWANLPVNRQIRLFQSNFLETLSITPWYFVLIVWVPVLVYFLYSAYRSVASNCTGNTLLEALVSYIFGILVWSILEYTLHRKLFHFKPPATSKILISLHFVLHGVHHKAPLDNRRLVFPPVIGLLVAKLLWCIYGEFFSETSVYFIAAGTTTGYVCYDLMHYYLHHGAPKAGTYLYTMKRNHNYHHFLHHDLGFGISSKLWDQAFGTTICLRRLTKPIEW